The DNA sequence CCCTGCGTGTCGCGGGCGACCTGAAGCTGCTCCTCGGTCATGTCCAGCCCGATCACCTTGCCCTGCTCTCCCACCAGCTGCGCAATGGCGTAGACGTCACGACCGCTGCCGCAGCCCAGGTCCAGCACACTTGCTCCCACAAGTCCGTGGGGGATCGGATACCCACACCCGTAGAATCGCTCGCTTACCTCCGGGTGGATGTTCTGAAGACGGCTGGCAATCCAGGCCGGAGGCGCACCACCGGCACAGCAGGCGTTGGTCTGCAGATCCTCAGAACTCTTTAACAGCTTGCCGTAGTAATCCTTCACCCACTCATGCGTGGTAGCACCTTTGGGAGAGTTGCTCATGGGTGTTGCTCCTTCAGAGAGAGGTTGGTGACGTGCCTCGCCGGCCTGAGGTCGAGACCGCTGAGACACGCACCCGGATGCGGGGGGCCGCGTGGGCCCCCTCCCGTTTGAAGTCGGGGCGACCGTACATGCGGAGCACGGGATTCACCAGCGGCCTGTGTCCACAGCCCATCGTCGACGCTGCGGCTCTACAATCCCAGACAACCTCACCGTCTTCCCGCGTCCTGCACCCATCACCCCTTTCCACGATGCCCACCCCCGTGGTTTGGATTCAAAATACCTGCCAGCCCCTGCTGCACAGGCCTTCTACACACGAAAAACCCGTCTGCGACGCCTGCACATGCGTTTTAGATTTCTAGATCGCGTGATCCGCCGATGTAAGCGCGATTTCCTCGAAAAAAACACGAGCGCACCCGATGCGAACACGATTTCCCCGAAAAAAACACGAGCGCGCCCGATGCGAACACGATTTCCCCGAAAAAAACGCGAGCGCGCCCGATGCGAACACGACTTTCCGAGTCAGGTACGCCATCACACCGGATACAAACGCGTTTTTTCTGCCGAAAACACAATCACACCCGATGCAAGGCGAGTTTTCGGGATGGATCACGCGAGCGCAGCGCCTGCGATGACGTTTTGGGATGGAAACGTCCTCGTCGCAGCGCCTGTCCGAGGGGTTCAGGGCTCTAACGCCACGCGCTCCCCTTGCGTCGTGGCGTCCTCCTCGACCGCATGGAGCAGCGCCGTCGCCCAAACGCCTACCGCACCGACAGCGCGCTCCCCTTCCAGTCCTCCCACATATTTTTCCGAAGGTGTCGATATTCCTTCTTGTGATTCGACCAGGGGGTGTCGGCGCAGCAGCGCCGGCACTCGGTGGATGTCATCACCCAGGAGGAGTCCATGCTTGACGCAAAGGAAATCATCTCGACCCGCGCGAAGCCTTCCGCGGTGATACGCATGACGATCGCCCGCGAGATGATGCCGGAGCTCTTTGGTCCGGCGCTTGAGGAGATCTTTGATCAGCTTCGAACTCAGGGCGTCATCTCCAGCGGGCCGGCGTATGCCTATCACCTGCGGATGGATCCGGAGGTCTTCGACTTCGAGGCCGGCGTCACGGTGGCGTCCCCGGTCACTCCGGCCGGTCGGGTAGAGGCCGGCGAACTTCCGGCTCACTCCCAGGTCGCCCGCGCCACCTACACCGGCCCCTACGAAGGACTGGGACCTGCATGGGGCGAGTTTGACGGGTGGGTGAAGGAGGAGGGTCATACGCCGGAGGAGAGCCTCTGGGAGGTCTACATCAGCGGCCCGGAATCCAGCACCGATCCCTCCACCTGGCGCACCGACCTCTACCGTCCCTTGAAGGATTCTTAACCCTCTGGTTTCCCCCCCTTAACACGCACTACTCACCGTACAGGAGCCTATCATGAGCATGTCTGCCAAAGATTTTCTTCGCGCGTACAACGACGCCTTTATCGAGCCGGACGTGGACTTTCTCGTAAGCCACACCAGCGAGGACATTCGTTGGGAGATGGTTGGCGAAACGGTGATTGAAGGTCGAGCCGCATTCCAAGAGGCCTTGAGTCAGATGGAAGGCTCCACGACCCTGGAGATGAACGTCGACACGCTCTACGTGACCGATGGCCGGGGCACGGTTTCGGGCACGATGCGTACGCTTTCGGCCCTCGGCGAGGAGTACCATTTTGCGTTTTGCGATCTCTACGAGTTTGAGGGAGACTCGGAGCTTCGCGTCACGAAGCTTACGGCCTATGTCATCACGCTCACCGAGACCTGAGTTCGGCGGGCGTACAACGTTTCGAAGATCCAGAGAGCAGGTGGAATGAGCGCACCTCATGAGCCCGGGCGCATTGCCTACGAAGACGTCGACGACATCATCGGTATCGCCGAGCAGCTGCGTGCGAAGAGCTCGGAT is a window from the Lujinxingia litoralis genome containing:
- a CDS encoding nuclear transport factor 2 family protein gives rise to the protein MSMSAKDFLRAYNDAFIEPDVDFLVSHTSEDIRWEMVGETVIEGRAAFQEALSQMEGSTTLEMNVDTLYVTDGRGTVSGTMRTLSALGEEYHFAFCDLYEFEGDSELRVTKLTAYVITLTET
- a CDS encoding GyrI-like domain-containing protein, whose translation is MLDAKEIISTRAKPSAVIRMTIAREMMPELFGPALEEIFDQLRTQGVISSGPAYAYHLRMDPEVFDFEAGVTVASPVTPAGRVEAGELPAHSQVARATYTGPYEGLGPAWGEFDGWVKEEGHTPEESLWEVYISGPESSTDPSTWRTDLYRPLKDS